The following DNA comes from Raphanus sativus cultivar WK10039 unplaced genomic scaffold, ASM80110v3 Scaffold1375, whole genome shotgun sequence.
CCCGAACCGGATTTCTGGTTTTCGTTGAACAATGAGAAAACAAATGTCGGTATAGGTAAACCGGGTCTAGCTGGTGTACCGATTGGTGGAATTGCGGTCATCTTCTTGATTAAATTCCGGTTATACGTTGCTGCGTTGAGTATATTGGCTCCGGTTTCATCGATGTCTCCGGAATTAGGCCACCCGGTTTCGGAGATCGCAATGCGGATATGTGGGTAACCGAGTTTGGTCATGGCGAAGATAACCGAATCCAACATTTGGTCTACGAGATTATGGTAAACCAAACCGGTATGAGGATCGGTATAAGTTGAATTCCCTTGGAAAAGAGCATAATCCAAACTAGTATTCATAGGGTTTCTCAACCAACGGTAGTAAGGTTGAAGATTGATGAAGAAGTAAGAGTTTGTTCCGTTGAGAAACTTCAGCAACGGCGACATCAACGGTCCGGCGATATCTTCACGGAACGTTGAGTTCGACGGTGGAAACGTCGACCGGAGAGAATCCATAGGTAAAGATGTCCCGACTTTGATGTTGTGGATGCCATGAGCTCTGAGAGCATTCACGATTTTGCGCATCGCAGGTACGAGATTGGCCGTTACGTTCCTGTCTTGGACGGAGAGGATTTCGTTTCCGACAAGGACAAATCGGATTTGGGTTTGTGGATAGTAAGGGAGGATATTTGTTTTGACCCAATCTTCAGCTGTGGTTTGGTTGGTGCCGAGGGAAGTGATCTGGTGGTTATGGACGGTTATGGAGACGTAGAGGTTGGTATGAGAGAGGAGTGTTAGAGTCT
Coding sequences within:
- the LOC130504138 gene encoding probable glucan endo-1,3-beta-glucosidase A6; translated protein: MSVIAFFLFTLIYFSSSYCSAGYQNRHRYMERNLMIALASKIGINYGRQGNDLPSPYQSINFIKSIKAGHVKLYDADPETLTLLSHTNLYVSITVHNHQITSLGTNQTTAEDWVKTNILPYYPQTQIRFVLVGNEILSVQDRNVTANLVPAMRKIVNALRAHGIHNIKVGTSLPMDSLRSTFPPSNSTFREDIAGPLMSPLLKFLNGTNSYFFINLQPYYRWLRNPMNTSLDYALFQGNSTYTDPHTGLVYHNLVDQMLDSVIFAMTKLGYPHIRIAISETGWPNSGDIDETGANILNAATYNRNLIKKMTAIPPIGTPARPGLPIPTFVFSLFNENQKSG